AGACCCCTTCTCTCCTGTCTGCCTTCAGAACTTGGTGTTGTTTCTTCCATCGGATAGTTTACCCCTTATCAGCTTCGTCAATTCTCGTATATATAAATATGAACCTTCGCAAAGTAGTTTATTCGTTCTGCCCTTAGGGATAGGTTTAAGGTGAAGATATCAAATCATGGAATTATTGTCCGAGACAGATATGTAATTCCAGACCTTCGACTCCTCTTGAGACAATTAGCCTCAAACACAAACTTCGTGCGGCTATCCGTACACGCAAACTGCTTTCATCTCAAATGAACCATTCCAGTACATTAACAATTCAATTGTGATTGACAACAGTCCGATACTGAATTCTATGGACTTGTCACATGAACCAAAATTTCCCTTCTGATGTTTAAATACCCATTCATACTCTTTTCGGTTGTAGGTCTGTTCGCACATTCTCTAATAGCTAAAAAGCGCTTAAAGGTAGCTACACTTAACGGCTGCCGTGAAGAAGAACAAAAGAATATCCTATGACGACTTTGTCCTGTTTTATGGAAAAGGTAAGACATGGCTAGTCAAGCTGGTCGAAGGAAGAGACCTTCACACTCATATAGGAAAGATAAGCATAAGCTCTGTGGTAGGCAGGCCATATGGGGCAGCGATCCTTTCAGAAAAGGGGGAAACTGTCTATGCTCTCCGTCCAACCATCGAAGACTTCATAATGAAGTGTGAAAGGCTCACACAGATAGTCTATCCTAAGGACCTGGGCATTATCGCTCTCGAAGCAGATATTCAGCCGGGCTCAAAGGTTGTAGAGGTGGGAAGTGGAAGCGGCGCAACAACGATCTTTTTAGCAAATCTGGTAAGACCAAAGGGACATGTCTATAGCTATGAGATAAAAGAAGATTTTCTCAGGGTGGCAGAAAGAAACGTCAAAAGAGCCGGCCTTGGAGAGTATGTGACGTTCTACAACAGAGACGCGATGCAGGGTATTCAGGAAGAAGATGTTGATACTGTGCTTGTGGACCTAGGAGACCCGTGGCTTCTGGTCAAAGAGTGCTGGAGGGTGCTCCAGCCTTCCGGCCACTTCGTCGGCATAACCCCAACTATGAACCAGGCTGAGAAACTTGCTGAGGAGCTGCGGAACAACGGTTTTGAAAGGATAAAATGCATCGAAATTCTTCTCAGGAATATGGAGGTAAGGACCGGCAAGACAAGACCCTCAACAATGATGGTTGGCCATACCGCCTATCTAAATTTCGCAACAAAGGTTTTGAAGGATCTACCTAAGCAACTCTGACCATCCTTGGAAGCAACTGCGTCATCATGGTCTCGACTTCTCTTTGTGTTGGTATTTTTTCTAGCGCTCTTCTGTCTATTCTTGATATGGCACATGCCACAGCAAAGGCTAGCGAGTCCGAAAAGTCCATACTCTGCCTTGCAAACGCATAGCCTGCTCCAAGCATATCTCCGGCTCCTATCCCATCAAAAAGGTCAGTTTTTGGTAATGGGATAAACAGTGCAAGTCTTTCTGTGAAGAGATAGGTGCCTGAACCTCCTGCAGTAACAATTACTTCTTTCACTCCCCGTTGCAACAGACTGCTTCCTATCTGAGCGATCTCTCTCTTGCCTGTCAATACATAACCCTCTTCAACATCCACCTTAATACCATCGAGACTGGCTAGGCTTCCAGCTAGTTTTCTGTTCTCGGCCAGAGCTATCCTGCCATTGACAGACTTACGGAGGAAACCTTGTGGGTCTAGAAATAGATAACTGCATCTTTCTCTGAGTTTTTTTAAGATGTCAGGGCTTACTTCTCTAAATACAGGCTGTACAAGGCATACATCGCTGTCAGCGTCAAAATCAAAATGGGGGTCAAATTCGGAGTCATCTACATTTATATCTTCGCATCTGCTGACAAGGTAAAGTTCTCTTTCCCCGCTCTTCTTGTTGACCTGTATTCTGAATCTTGTCGTCATGCTAGAAGCAGAGGCAGAATGCTTGCTTAGAGTCAAACCATTTTTCGTCAACCAGAGCAGCCTGCTGCTGTCGAAATCAGGACCGTACCTTGTATGTATGAAAGGCTCCAACCCTAGCTTTGCCAGCAATAAGCCAGAATAGATTGGCGGTCCTCCGACGCTCTCATATTCTATGTTAGTACCTTTTTCATCAACTACAGTCACATCATCGAAGGTCAGATGCCCCAGAAGCCTTACTTTCAATCTTCATCAGATGTAGTGAACGAGTTTATCAGAGTTACGCCAGACTTTGCCTTTCCAGAATAAACGGGTCTTTTTTTGAAATGTCTTGCCATGCGTATGGTGACACGGCAAGAAAATACAAGAATGCATCGAAAATCTGGATCAATACGAGTAAAATATTCTACCTTATCTGTGTAAGAGTTACCATTATCTCTGAACCAACAGTCGGCCTGCCAAGAGCCTCGAAGACAGTTTTGCTCAGATAAAAAGACCAGGCAGGTTCAACAAGAGTATTTTCCTCGATCTGCTCCAGCTGCTGCGTCTCGAGCTCCTCGCCGTCAGGAACCCTCAGCCTCCTGACCATTCTGCCTTCGGGCCTTATATCCTGAGGGGCCAGAACCACTTCAATCCTCCTCCTTCCTTTTCTTACTTGAAGCACCTCACCAATTATTGCTGTCTTTGTTGCTTTCATTGTTCCTCGCATTCCAACGACCTGAAAGGCAAAAGGTAAAATATAGTGTAGAGATGCAAAAATTTTGACAGGTAAACAAAATAAGATGATACCTTGCCTTGCTGCAACTCATATCAGCTAAATAGTCTTGGATTGGAACGATGGACTGAAATTGAAGCAAAGAGAAGAGGTCCTAATATACACCGCCATAACACTTGTTTCGATAGGTTTTGTTAACATTAAATCATTCAATACTATTCTGAACGCTTACGCAGCATACTTATTGGTACTTATCATTCTACCTCTTTATCTGTTGAAGAGGTCAGGCGCTTCACTTCTAACTGCGTTTGGGATAGAAAGAAAGAGGCTCAGCTATTTGTATCTTTTTCTGCTGATAATGATAGGGGTATCATCTATGCTTGTCTACAGACCATCCCTCTACCCTGTTGCTATCTTCTCCTTCGTTCTTGCACCTGTTGCAGAAGAAACCTCTTTCAGAGGTTACATCGTTACCAGGCTTAAACCTTCAGGAAAAATGCTCGCAGTAGTTTACA
This Conexivisphaerales archaeon DNA region includes the following protein-coding sequences:
- a CDS encoding tRNA (adenine-N1)-methyltransferase — translated: MKKNKRISYDDFVLFYGKGKTWLVKLVEGRDLHTHIGKISISSVVGRPYGAAILSEKGETVYALRPTIEDFIMKCERLTQIVYPKDLGIIALEADIQPGSKVVEVGSGSGATTIFLANLVRPKGHVYSYEIKEDFLRVAERNVKRAGLGEYVTFYNRDAMQGIQEEDVDTVLVDLGDPWLLVKECWRVLQPSGHFVGITPTMNQAEKLAEELRNNGFERIKCIEILLRNMEVRTGKTRPSTMMVGHTAYLNFATKVLKDLPKQL
- a CDS encoding PfkB family carbohydrate kinase, translated to MKVRLLGHLTFDDVTVVDEKGTNIEYESVGGPPIYSGLLLAKLGLEPFIHTRYGPDFDSSRLLWLTKNGLTLSKHSASASSMTTRFRIQVNKKSGERELYLVSRCEDINVDDSEFDPHFDFDADSDVCLVQPVFREVSPDILKKLRERCSYLFLDPQGFLRKSVNGRIALAENRKLAGSLASLDGIKVDVEEGYVLTGKREIAQIGSSLLQRGVKEVIVTAGGSGTYLFTERLALFIPLPKTDLFDGIGAGDMLGAGYAFARQSMDFSDSLAFAVACAISRIDRRALEKIPTQREVETMMTQLLPRMVRVA
- a CDS encoding CPBP family intramembrane glutamic endopeptidase gives rise to the protein MKQREEVLIYTAITLVSIGFVNIKSFNTILNAYAAYLLVLIILPLYLLKRSGASLLTAFGIERKRLSYLYLFLLIMIGVSSMLVYRPSLYPVAIFSFVLAPVAEETSFRGYIVTRLKPSGKMLAVVYSGAAFGLAHFFVDTSFEAAALRFVLGILLAYIFVVSGKLLAAISLHVVFNVYTILHVYSSIQSYIALLCSFLLVVLALYEYYSARRT